One window of Halorussus sp. MSC15.2 genomic DNA carries:
- a CDS encoding MoaD/ThiS family protein has translation MNADARSAEVPARESETTVEVRCTGHVRTEVGAPKLEFTFEGETLREFLDAFFAEYDVKDLLLAETEAEASTSGWAEPPEDLPDSWRKNPEGEQTRTYARVTVGGEFNEHLAGLDTRLADGDRVGLMYPFIYCC, from the coding sequence ATGAACGCCGATGCCAGAAGCGCCGAGGTGCCCGCCCGCGAGTCCGAGACGACCGTCGAGGTCCGATGCACCGGCCACGTCCGGACCGAAGTCGGAGCGCCGAAACTTGAGTTCACCTTCGAGGGCGAGACGCTCCGGGAGTTCCTCGACGCGTTCTTCGCCGAGTACGACGTGAAGGACCTGCTGCTGGCCGAGACCGAAGCGGAGGCGTCCACGAGCGGGTGGGCCGAACCGCCCGAGGACCTCCCCGACTCGTGGCGGAAGAACCCCGAGGGCGAGCAGACCCGGACCTACGCCCGCGTCACGGTCGGCGGCGAGTTCAACGAACACCTCGCGGGTCTGGACACCCGCCTCGCGGACGGCGACCGCGTCGGACTCATGTACCCGTTCATCTACTGCTGCTGA
- a CDS encoding GNAT family N-acetyltransferase, whose protein sequence is MATPQLEFESDVATRIYRCVERRGSAAREEVRDEVRVEETAGAKPPRSGTESATRLSVAEFNDHLDELLEAGALTERDGRLYVSPDADAETHETDEFEYAIRPADEDDREAVAELIRDVAAEGAIVVDERVADAIERDGALVRLNERESRMFFVAELRREDTEEGENAGNDDSKGEDGEREHAGNGVAEDEIIGWVHLQGFELPARSHTAELTVGVAPEYREAGVGGTLLERGMSWADDGDYLKVYQSLPATNEDALELLDEYGWEREATRADHYRVEGDLVDEVQMAKRLDRDE, encoded by the coding sequence ATGGCGACACCGCAACTGGAGTTCGAGAGCGACGTGGCGACTCGCATCTACCGATGCGTCGAGCGGCGCGGGTCCGCCGCCCGCGAGGAGGTCCGCGACGAGGTTCGAGTCGAGGAGACCGCGGGGGCGAAACCGCCGCGCTCGGGCACCGAGTCCGCGACTCGGCTCTCGGTCGCGGAGTTCAACGACCACCTCGACGAACTACTGGAGGCCGGGGCGCTGACCGAGCGCGACGGTCGGCTCTACGTCTCGCCCGACGCGGACGCGGAGACCCACGAGACCGACGAGTTCGAGTACGCGATACGGCCCGCAGACGAGGACGACCGGGAGGCGGTGGCCGAACTCATCCGAGACGTGGCCGCGGAGGGAGCCATCGTCGTGGACGAGCGAGTGGCGGACGCCATAGAACGGGACGGCGCGCTGGTCCGACTCAACGAGCGCGAGTCACGGATGTTCTTCGTGGCCGAACTGCGCCGCGAGGACACCGAGGAGGGTGAAAACGCAGGGAACGACGATTCGAAGGGCGAAGATGGGGAACGCGAGCACGCCGGAAACGGCGTCGCCGAAGACGAGATAATCGGGTGGGTCCACCTGCAGGGTTTCGAACTCCCCGCCCGGAGCCACACCGCCGAACTGACAGTGGGCGTCGCGCCCGAGTACCGCGAGGCGGGGGTCGGCGGGACCCTGCTCGAACGCGGCATGTCGTGGGCCGACGACGGAGACTACTTGAAGGTCTACCAGAGTCTCCCGGCGACCAACGAGGACGCGCTGGAACTGCTCGACGAGTACGGGTGGGAGCGCGAGGCGACCCGGGCCGACCACTACCGGGTCGAGGGCGACCTCGTGGACGAAGTGCAGATGGCGAAGCGACTGGACCGCGACGAGTAG
- the arcS gene encoding archaeosine synthase subunit alpha — translation MTDYFEVHERDGPARIAELRLADAVTTPAIADDFLADAGSLWTADREVPEGSDDVLTILPHRGFPSGTDDEVMESFAPEYPDVDYPSAAVVAPETAGDFGADAYVLSGAQGFVGHGAGFRDAIVETREAIPADSALYLPGVATPANVATLVYAGVDLVDADRAVVAGTQGKYLTSEGTHYLDDLSELPCACPACRKPVSEFTREDCADHNVNALRAELGIVRERIRSGRLRDYIEGQARHDQWLTAAFREFDQQWSYLEERTPLIRDAELSAATEDTLQRVEIQRFADRVTSRYHNRFDNPLVLVPCSAAKPYSESQSHGQFHDAIQFRAHTVSMTSPIGVVPQELELTYPAQHYDSVVTGRWSEDEKQFVAEVLRRYLEHNDYPRVIAHVPNEGYRDVCGRVEEALGMEFEYTVEDHPTTTESLGNLMRTLDGELKYGKRERQHNTLKAIADYQFGEGAGDALFDDVQTEARYPKLRVQDPDGEQLAAMVPQYGVLSFTLAGARHWVESDAPTKRVEIDNFAPHGSVLAPGVVDADDDIRVGDEVVIEGPKAFAVGRAEMTGPEMAESTRGISTTVRHVEEK, via the coding sequence CGTTCTCACGATTCTCCCCCACCGCGGGTTCCCCAGCGGGACCGACGACGAGGTGATGGAGTCGTTCGCCCCGGAGTATCCCGACGTGGACTACCCGAGCGCCGCGGTCGTCGCGCCCGAGACCGCCGGGGATTTCGGCGCGGACGCCTACGTCCTCTCGGGCGCGCAGGGGTTCGTCGGCCACGGCGCGGGGTTCAGGGACGCCATCGTCGAGACCCGCGAGGCGATTCCGGCCGACAGCGCGCTCTACCTCCCGGGGGTCGCCACGCCCGCGAACGTCGCCACGCTGGTCTACGCCGGAGTGGACCTCGTGGACGCCGACCGTGCGGTGGTGGCGGGCACGCAGGGCAAGTACCTGACCTCGGAAGGAACCCACTACCTCGACGACCTCTCGGAACTCCCCTGCGCGTGCCCGGCCTGCCGGAAACCGGTCTCGGAGTTCACCCGCGAGGACTGCGCCGACCACAACGTCAACGCACTCCGCGCGGAGTTGGGAATCGTCCGCGAGCGCATCCGTTCGGGTCGCCTCCGGGACTACATCGAGGGACAGGCCCGCCACGACCAGTGGCTGACCGCCGCCTTCCGGGAGTTCGACCAGCAGTGGTCGTACCTCGAAGAGCGCACGCCGCTCATCCGCGACGCCGAACTCTCGGCCGCGACCGAGGACACTCTCCAGCGCGTCGAGATACAGCGGTTCGCCGACCGCGTGACCTCGCGGTACCACAACCGGTTCGACAACCCTCTCGTGCTGGTGCCCTGCTCGGCCGCCAAGCCCTACAGCGAATCCCAGAGCCACGGGCAGTTCCACGACGCCATCCAGTTCCGGGCGCACACCGTCTCGATGACCTCGCCCATCGGCGTCGTCCCGCAGGAACTCGAACTGACGTATCCGGCACAGCACTACGACTCGGTGGTCACGGGTCGCTGGTCCGAGGACGAGAAGCAGTTCGTCGCCGAGGTTCTGCGGCGCTACCTCGAACACAACGACTACCCGCGCGTCATCGCCCACGTCCCGAACGAGGGCTACCGCGACGTCTGCGGACGCGTCGAGGAGGCGCTCGGGATGGAGTTCGAGTACACCGTCGAGGACCACCCCACGACCACCGAGTCGCTGGGCAACCTGATGCGGACCCTCGACGGCGAACTCAAGTACGGCAAGCGCGAGCGCCAGCACAACACGCTCAAAGCCATCGCCGACTACCAGTTCGGCGAGGGCGCGGGCGACGCGCTCTTCGACGACGTGCAGACCGAGGCCCGCTACCCCAAACTCCGCGTGCAGGACCCCGACGGCGAGCAACTCGCCGCGATGGTCCCCCAGTACGGCGTCCTCTCGTTCACGCTCGCCGGTGCTCGCCACTGGGTCGAGTCCGACGCCCCGACCAAGCGCGTCGAAATCGACAACTTCGCGCCCCACGGGAGCGTCCTCGCGCCGGGCGTCGTGGACGCCGACGACGACATCCGGGTCGGCGACGAGGTCGTAATCGAGGGACCGAAGGCGTTCGCGGTCGGCCGGGCCGAGATGACCGGCCCGGAGATGGCCGAGAGCACGCGCGGCATCTCGACCACGGTTCGGCACGTCGAAGAGAAGTAG